The following nucleotide sequence is from Saccharothrix texasensis.
CGCACCGGCGCGGACCCCGACACCGTCAAGGCCTGCCTGGACACGCTGCGCGAGCTGTACACCGACCTCGACGCGCGCGGCAAGGCGCTGCGCGAGCACGGGGAACGCAAGGTCAACCGCAAGATCGCCGCCAAGGACACCCGGCTACGCCCGCGGGTGGTCGTGATCGACGAGTGCCAGGCCTTGTTCATGCACGAGGAGTACGGAGAGGAGGCCGCCGACGTGGTCACCAAGCTCATCAGCGCCGCCCGCAAGTACGCCGTCACCCTGCTGTTCGCCACCCCGGAAGCCTCCACCGCGTCGCTGCCGCGCAAGGTCACCGCCGTGACCTCGTGCAAGGCCTGCTTCGCCATCGGCGACCAGCAGTCCAACGACGCCATCCTCGGCACCGGCAGCTACAAGGCCGGCATCTCCGCGGTCAGCCTCGACCCCGCCACCGACGAAGGCCCAGGCGACGTCGGCACCGCCATGGTCCGCGGCATCATGGCCCAACCCGGCCTCCTGCGGTCGTTCTACCTCACCCCGGCCGAGGTCACCGAGGTCACCGACCGCGCCATGGACCTGCGCCACGGTCACGTCCCCACCACCACCGGCGACGACGCGCCGGAGGAAGTCGACTTCCTCACCGACCTGAACAGCGTCCTGACCGGCCGCAAGCACCTGCGCACCGCGGAAGCGCTCAACGCCCTGGCCGCCCTGCGCCCCGACCACTACGGCAAGTGGACCAGCAAAACCCTCGCCGCCGCCCTGGCCGAGGTCGGCGTGCCCATCGTCAAACGCGACAGCGGACAGAGCGCCGTGGACACCAACGACGTCGCCGAAGCCGTCACGATGCGTGACAGGGATGCCGGCGTGGACACCGACGAGGAGAGCTAGAACCGCACCCGTCGACCACCGGGAAGCGCCGGGGGAGCAGTCGGGGGAGCAGCGAGACCCAGGGGAATTCCCCTGACCATCTCCCCTGCCCCCACCAGC
It contains:
- a CDS encoding FtsK/SpoIIIE domain-containing protein encodes the protein MQLVMPKGVPVEEIVKRKTVFAHNLVRLPVEVWPSEPKGQPGVLDLWVADQGALSGPVEPWPLLDTDGPTDYFAGLPVGINIRGEIVRALLFEKNYAAAGVMGSGKSSLFITLVAGAILDPLVEVDVFVLAENADYEPMKPRLRTLRTGADPDTVKACLDTLRELYTDLDARGKALREHGERKVNRKIAAKDTRLRPRVVVIDECQALFMHEEYGEEAADVVTKLISAARKYAVTLLFATPEASTASLPRKVTAVTSCKACFAIGDQQSNDAILGTGSYKAGISAVSLDPATDEGPGDVGTAMVRGIMAQPGLLRSFYLTPAEVTEVTDRAMDLRHGHVPTTTGDDAPEEVDFLTDLNSVLTGRKHLRTAEALNALAALRPDHYGKWTSKTLAAALAEVGVPIVKRDSGQSAVDTNDVAEAVTMRDRDAGVDTDEES